The proteins below come from a single Solea solea chromosome 6, fSolSol10.1, whole genome shotgun sequence genomic window:
- the ogna gene encoding osteoglycin, paralog a, producing MKAFLFTCMLVPWLMVLAASTQQFSGESQLIPGSLSSKELSRYFTDYLKSRRVRKALPPADEPDDSPIPEGPDASELPTCLLCVCLTGSVYCEEVSPDMTAVPTLPKETAYLYARFNKIKKISSKDFAEIVTLKRIDLTGNLISEIEDGAFSKLTMLEELSLADNRLVKLPMLPAKLKSFNVNHNLLKTKGVKANIFKKMTKLVNLFMADNQLQAVPYIPDSVRILHIQNNNITEVNKDTFCGSNDTYYLRMSLSEVRMDGNPVVLSKYPDSFVCMKVLPVGRYR from the exons ATGAAGGCTTTCTTATTTACCTGTATGCTGGTACCGTGGCTGATGGTACTGGCAGCCTCAACCCAACAGTTCAGTGGGGAATCACAGCTGATACCAGGATCTCTATCTAGCAAGGAGCTGAGCAGATACTTCACTGACTATTTAAAATCAAGGAGGGTTAGG AAGGCCCTGCCTCCTGCCGACGAACCTGACGACAGTCCAATCCCAGAGGGGCCAGATGCTTCAG aactGCCAAcctgcctgctgtgtgtgtgtcttactggCTCAGTGTACTGTGAGGAGGTCAGTCCAGACATGACTGCAGTTCCCACACTGCCTAAAGAGACGGCCTACCTGTATGCTCGCTTCAACAAGATCAAAAAGATCAGTAGCAAAGACTTTGCTGAAATTG TGACTCTAAAGAGGATCGATTTGACGGGCAACCTGATTTCAGAGATTGAAGATGGAGCATTTTCTAAGCTAACCATGCTGGAGGAATTGTCTCTGGCTGATAACAGACTGGTCAAACTTCCAATGCTCCCAGCAAAACTCAAATCCTTCAACGTCAACCACAATCTCCTCAAAACCAAGGGTGTCAAAGCTAATATTTTCAAG AAAATGACCAAGTTGGTCAACCTGTTCATGGCCGACAACCAGCTGCAAGCGGTTCCTTACATCCCAGACAGTGTTCGCATCTTACATATACAG AACAACAACATTACTGAGGTCAACAAAGACACCTTCTGCGGGTCTAATGACACCTACTATCTACGAATGAGCCTCAGCGAGGTCCGTATGGACGGCAACCCTGTGGTTTTATCCAAGTACCCTGACAGCTTTGTCTGTATGAAGGTACTGCCTGTTGGACGGTACCGCTGA